One window of Camelina sativa cultivar DH55 chromosome 4, Cs, whole genome shotgun sequence genomic DNA carries:
- the LOC104783804 gene encoding histone deacetylase 7-like: MSVLRVLYIDIGYHRGDGVEEAFYDTDRVMTVSFHTDSDTFTFFPRYGYRDRRELYSLSAPLKDCLKDKSLCNLFRPVLQCGADSLADNWPGRFNLKIKGHGDCLQFVRSFNVPLMVLGGGGSEPRLVSRCWCYETAVAVGVGEQLENDLKVNEFFYKPNFKQDFNTPRDIEIKLKILLRCQAEKTLKY; encoded by the exons atgTCAGTTTTG AGAGTTCTGTACATAGATATTGGCTATCACCGTGGGGATGGAGTGGAAGAAGCATTTTACGATACTGATAGAGTTATGACTGTTTCTTTCCACACTGATTCAGACACTTTCACGTTTTTCCCAAGATACGGATACAGAGACAGGAGAGAGTTGTATTCTCTGAGTGCACCGTTAAAAGATTGCCTCAAGGATAAAAGTCTTTGTAATCTATTCAGACCTGTTCTTCAGTGTGGTGCTGATTCATTAGCTGATAATTGGCCTGGTAGGTTCAACTTGAAAATCAAGGGTCACGGTGATTGCCTCCAGTTCGTAAGATCTTTTAATGTTCCTCTCATGGTCTTGGGTGGTGGAGGTTCTGAACCTCGCCTTGTTTCCCGCTGCTGGTGCTACGAG ACAGCTGTTGCGGTTGGGGTTGGGGAACAACTTGAGAACGATCTCAAAGTCAACGAGTTTTTTTACAAGCCAAACTTCAAACAAGATTTCAACACACCAAGAGATATTGAGATTAAG tTGAAGATTTTACTGAGGTGTCAAGCTGAGAAGACTCTAAAATACTGA